In Brassica rapa cultivar Chiifu-401-42 chromosome A06, CAAS_Brap_v3.01, whole genome shotgun sequence, a single window of DNA contains:
- the LOC117126155 gene encoding uncharacterized protein LOC117126155: protein MKKWALEWKFEYKTVSSNKSRVLLSCVDENCTWRMRAIKLPVSDFFVVKKYVHEHTCDTTHRKANHRQASAKLLGSLISSNYGEKKEGLKPKQIIEQVRMLHGVHINYKQAWRVREEAQILVRGTPEDSYYNLSRWLYKITETNPGSLTYQHVDAAGKFKYAFVAFGPSIRGFSLMRRVIAVDGTFLKGKFNGTLLAACAQDGNYHLYPLAFAVVDAENGASWKWFFRGLSQKIPDASDLVFVSDRANSISSALEDVYPLSHHGICRIHLLRNITPTYAKTGLLPLVESAADAYTCHEFWLIFKDIKDKCPELAKYLEESDFRKWARSYAPANRYNIMTTNIAESLNSMLKMPRELPIISLLETIRLTMTTWFFERREAAAKHKHLVTPKVVQKLVSRLGAAMLLNVYQVDRSEFEVKNETMKFVVDLEKRHCTCNVFDIDKIPCIHAIAAAKHIKRDENRFVDASHLTETWAKAYAESIHPGGELSTSTYPENIDELSCPPPATKKKSGRPPTKRKRSVGEFGVPGSKSQSHKCSRCGTGGHNKITCQRPIG, encoded by the coding sequence atgaagaaatGGGCTTTAGAGTGGAAGTTTGAGTACAAGACTGTCTCTTCTAACAAGTCAAGAGTGCTTTTGAGTTGTGTTGATGAAAATTGCACGTGGAGGATGCGTGCTATCAAGCTAcctgtttcagattttttcgtTGTTAAAAAGTATGTTCATGAGCATACATGCGATACAACACACAGGAAAGCCAACCACAGACAAGCATCTGCAAAGTTGTTGGGTTCTTTGATTTCCAGCAATTATGGAGAAAAAAAGGAAGGTCTCAAACCGAAACAGATCATTGAACAGGTCAGGATGCTGCATGGTGTTCACATCAATTACAAACAAGCTTGGAGAGTGAGAGAAGAAGCTCAGATTTTGGTTAGAGGGACTCCTGAAGACAGCTATTACAATTTGTCTAGGTGGTTGTATAAAATCACAGaaacaaaccctggttccttgaCTTATCAACATGTTGATGCTGCAGGAAAGTTCAAGTATGCATTTGTGGCTTTTGGTCCATCGATAAGGGGATTTTCATTGATGAGGAGAGTTATTGCAGTAGATGGTACATTTCTGAAGGGAAAATTCAATGGGACTTTATTGGCAGCTTGTGCTCAAGATGGGAATTATCATCTATATCCTCTCGCCTTTGCAGTGGTTGACGCAGAAAACGGCGCCTCTTGGAAATGGTTCTTTAGAGGTTTGAGCCAGAAGATCCCGGACGCTTCGGATCTTGTTTTTGTATCAGACAGGGCTAACTCCATTTCTTCAGCGTTGGAGGATGTATATCCCTTATCTCACCATGGAATTTGCAGGATCCATCTGCTCCGCAACATCACTCCTACATATGCGAAGACTGGGTTGCTACCTCTGGTGGAAAGCGCTGCTGATGCCTATACGTGTCACGAGTTCTGGTTAATCTTCAAGGACATAAAGGATAAATGTCCTGAATTGGCTAAGTATCTGGAAGAGTCTGATTTTAGGAAGTGGGCACGAAGCTATGCGCCTGCGAACAGGTATAATATCATGACTACCAACATTGCAGAGTCTCTCAATTCTATGTTGAAGATGCCTCGTGAGTTGCCCATTATCTCTCTCCTTGAAACTATCAGATTGACGATGACCACTTGGTTTTTTGAGCGACGCGAAGCGGCTGCGAAACATAAGCACCTGGTTACTCCAAAAGTTGTTCAGAAATTGGTATCTAGGTTAGGGGCCGCAATGTTGTTGAATGTGTATCAAGTTGATCGAAGCGAGTTTGAGGTGAAGAATGAAACAATGAAGTTTGTTGTTGACTTGGAGAAGCGGCATTGCACATGTAATGTTTTCGACATTGACAAGATCCCCTGCATCCATGCCATCGCTGCTGCTAAGCATATCAAGAGAGATGAAAACCGTTTTGTTGATGCTTCTCACTTGACAGAAACGTGGGCTAAAGCTTATGCTGAAAGCATACATCCTGGTGGAGAGTTGTCAACGTCCACCTATCCAGAGAATATTGATGAACTGTCTTGCCCACCTCCAgctaccaaaaagaaaagtggACGCCCTCctacaaagagaaagagatccgTTGGCGAGTTTGGGGTTCCTGGATCTAAATCTCAGTCCCACAAGTGCAGCAGATGTGGCACAGGAGGGCACAACAAGATCACATGCCAGAGGCCTATAGGATGA
- the LOC117125967 gene encoding uncharacterized protein LOC117125967, which produces MLHNQLLCLTELLDSMQVSTDPASCNTQASDTVASTVPLNANPAILSTVQSEKQSLLFEGVSTVPVNALPDFSTDSASCNIQASDTFASTVPLNANPVILSTVQSEKQVHCP; this is translated from the exons ATGCTTCATAACCAATTATTatgccttacagaactacttgactCTATGCAAGTTAGTACTGATCCAGCTAGCTGTAACACTCAAGCTTCTGATACAGTTGCTTCTACTGTTCCATTGAATGCCAATCCAGCGATTCTTTCTACTGTGCAGAGTGAAAAACAG AGTCTTCTATTTGAAGGTGTTTCTACAGTTCCTGTGAATGCTCTTCCGGATTTTAGTACTGATTCAGCTAGCTGTAACATTCAAGCTTCTGATACATTTGCTTCTACTGTTCCATTGAATGCCAATCCAGTGATTCTTTCTACTGTGCAGAGTGAAAAACAGGTACATTGTCCCTAA